The Desulfobacterales bacterium genome includes the window GCGGCGATGGTGGCTTTTTCAAACCGGATGATTTTACGGGAGGCTTCCTGCAGCTCGTTCAGATAATCCCGATAGGCTTCGATGCTGCGGGTTTTCGATTCCTTCAAATCCGCTCCGGTGGAAAAGGCCCGGCCGGCGCCGGTGATTATCAGCACTTTTACGTCCGCATCGTTTTTACTGTCTTCAAGGGCCGCCTGGATGTCCAGCCAGAGCTGTTTGTTCATGGCATTCAAGACTTTGGGTCGATTCATCTGAATCGTGGCAATACCCTCACTTTTTTCATAGATAATGCATTCAAAATTCATTTGGAATCCTCATTTTTATGGTTGGTGCTTAAAGTCGGCTTTACCCTGTTGTAGCAGGGATTATTTCATCGATATTAAGAACAACCCGACTTGTCAACCATAACCTGAAACTTGCATGAAAACAGATGAGAAGATAGAAGCCTCCAGCGTGTGCAATATTAAAGTATAAGTCCGAAAGATCGTGTAAGTCAAAGCATTGATGCATTTTATATTTTCTCCTTTAAATATAAAGATTATTTTGTTATACCGCTTTTCATAATAAAGTTCCGAAACAATGAATTGCGGTATAAGCGGTTGTAGAAAAAAACGTTGGGATAACGGAACGTTTTTTTGACAACCGCTATAAAAGCATTTTAATCTGATTTTTACCAATCAAGAACAATTTTCCGGGGGACTATTCGCTTGAAAACAAAAGCTTTAATTACCGGCATTACCGGACAGGACGGTGCATATCTGGCCGAGTTATTATTGGAAAAGGGTTATGAAGTGCATGGCATCAAGCGCCGTTCTTCGCTGTTCAACACCCAGCGGGTGGACCATCTTTACAAGGACCCCCATGAAAAAGATATCCGCTTCAAACTGCATTACGGCGATTTGACGGACGCCTCCAATTTGACGCGTATTATTCAGGAAGTCCAACCCGATGAAATCTACAACCTGGCAGCCCAGAGCCATGTGAAAGTTTCCTTTGAAACACCGGAATACACGGCCAATACCGATGCGTTGGGAACCTTGCGGGTGCTGGAAGCGGTTCGTCTCTTGGGGCTTGGGGAAAAAACCCGGTTTTATCAGGCTTCTACGTCCGAACTCTACGGAAAGGTTCAGGAAACACCCCAGAGCGAGACAACGCCGTTTTATCCCCGTTCCCCTTATGCCTGCGCCAAGCTGTATGCCTACTGGTGCACCGTCAACTACCGTGAGGCCTATAACCTGTTTGCCTGCAACGGCATTCTGTTCAACCATGAGTCGCCCCTCCGGGGGGAAACGTTTGTCAGTCGTAAAATCACCCGGGCGGCAGCCCGAATTGCTCTTGGCCTTCAGGCAGGTCTCTACCTCGGCAATCTGGATGCCTTGCGGGATTGGGGGCATGCCAAAGACTTTGTCCGGGCCCAGTGGCTGATCCTGCAGCAGAATCAGCCGGATGATTATGTCATTGCCACCGGCGAGCAGCACTCGGTTCGGGATTTTTGCATAAAAGCGTTCAGGCAGATTGGTGTCACGCTGGCATGGCGCGGAAAGGGCCCTTCCGAAGAGGGCTTTGTTGCCGACGTGACGCCTGTTAAAACGCTTGAGCGCTACAAAGGCCTGGTTAGAGTCCGACCCGTGATGAAAGGGCAGGTGGTGGTCTCTGTTGACCCGCGGTATTTCCGGCCCACCGAGGTGGATACGCTGCTGGGAAATCCGGGCAAAGCGCGCCGAAAACTGGGCTGGAAAACCGAGATTTCATTTGACGAAATGGTGGCTGAAATGGTGGCGAATGATCTAGAGGAAAGCGCCCGGGAAGCCATCTGCAAGCGCAACGGGTTTCCGATTTTGGGTAGTGTGGAAGCAGATATGTAAAAAATGTAGGCTCAAGACTGAAGGAGACAAAGGAAATATCCGACTCCGGAGATCATGATTTACATAAATACTATTGACGAAATTCAAAATCCGAATATCGAAACTCGAAACAAATTCAAATAACAAATGCCCCAATGAAAAAAAATTATACTCGTGCTATTGGCATCACTTATTCGTTTGGATCATTTGAATTTTGGTCATTCGGTGTTGTTTCGGATTTCGAATTTCATGTTTCGAATTTAAATTTCAAGGATTCTAAAGGTATAAAGACCGGATAGATATAGGATATATGGATAAATATTCAAAAATATATGTGGCGGGTCATACCGGTCTGGTGG containing:
- the gmd gene encoding GDP-mannose 4,6-dehydratase, giving the protein MKTKALITGITGQDGAYLAELLLEKGYEVHGIKRRSSLFNTQRVDHLYKDPHEKDIRFKLHYGDLTDASNLTRIIQEVQPDEIYNLAAQSHVKVSFETPEYTANTDALGTLRVLEAVRLLGLGEKTRFYQASTSELYGKVQETPQSETTPFYPRSPYACAKLYAYWCTVNYREAYNLFACNGILFNHESPLRGETFVSRKITRAAARIALGLQAGLYLGNLDALRDWGHAKDFVRAQWLILQQNQPDDYVIATGEQHSVRDFCIKAFRQIGVTLAWRGKGPSEEGFVADVTPVKTLERYKGLVRVRPVMKGQVVVSVDPRYFRPTEVDTLLGNPGKARRKLGWKTEISFDEMVAEMVANDLEESAREAICKRNGFPILGSVEADM